A window of the Glaciimonas sp. CA11.2 genome harbors these coding sequences:
- a CDS encoding cytochrome b: MKRSSYDGVARTLHWLTVFLISVQFVIGWLMDDVGRDTKVEGGIWWHLFVGGALILTIFIRVVWRVTHSPPPDRSSLWLRRVASATHFLLYAALIVTPLLGWANASSRGWVVRVFNIIPLPALTAKGSSFGHDMGDVHGVMAWVLFALIILHVSAALFHRFVLKDDVMSRMLK; the protein is encoded by the coding sequence ATGAAGAGGTCATCATATGATGGCGTTGCCCGCACGTTGCATTGGCTAACGGTATTTTTGATCTCGGTACAATTTGTCATTGGATGGTTGATGGACGATGTAGGTCGAGATACTAAGGTTGAAGGCGGTATCTGGTGGCATCTCTTTGTTGGTGGCGCTCTGATATTAACTATTTTTATTCGGGTTGTATGGCGGGTAACACATTCACCACCACCAGATAGATCGTCGCTCTGGCTCCGCCGCGTAGCAAGCGCAACGCATTTTCTTTTGTACGCCGCGTTGATCGTCACACCGCTTTTGGGCTGGGCAAATGCATCATCCCGTGGTTGGGTTGTGCGGGTTTTCAATATTATTCCATTACCTGCACTAACCGCCAAAGGATCATCTTTCGGACATGATATGGGCGATGTCCATGGCGTGATGGCGTGGGTTCTTTTTGCGCTGATTATTCTTCACGTTTCGGCAGCATTGTTTCATCGCTTTGTATTGAAAGATGACGTGATGAGTAGAATGTTGAAGTGA
- a CDS encoding NADP-dependent isocitrate dehydrogenase, protein MTAGKSTIIYTLTDEAPRLATCSFLPIIRTFTAPADITIVKSDVSVSARILAEFSDCLAEGQQVPDNLAELGRLTQEPDTNIIKLPNISASVPQLIAAIRELQTRGFAIPDFPEDPKTDVEKAILKRYSKALGSAVNPVLREGNSDRRAPAAVKRYARKNPHSMSKWSPASRTHVSHMHGGDFYASEKCLTLDKACDVKMELVTKDGKVIVLKNKVSLLNGEIIDSMFMSKKALCKFYEEQMEDARVTGVMLSLHVKATMMKVSHPIVFGHAVKIFYKDAFAKHGKLFEELGVNANNGLSSVYDKIATLPESKRDEVIHDLHACHEHRPELAMVDSAKGISNLHAPNDVIVDASMPAMIRLGGKMWGADGRPKDTKAVIPESTFARIYQEMINFCKTNGAFDPTTMGTVPNVGLMAQKAEEYGSHDKTFEVPGDGVARIVDFDGNVLLEQNVEEGDIWRMCQVKDEPIRDWVKLAVNRARLSGMPAVFWLDEYRPHEAELIKKVKTYLKEYNLSGLDIQIMSQVRAMRYTLERVIRGKDTISVTGNILRDYLTDLFPIMELGTSAKMLSIVPLMAGGGMFETGAGGSAPKHVKQLVEENHLRWDSLGEFLALAVSLEDVGIKTGNNKAKILAKTLDDATGKLLDNNKSPSPRTGELDNRGSQFYLAMYWAQALAEQTEDAQLQAHFAPLAKTLADNQEKISAEFKAVQGKPVDIGGYFLVDLEKVKAIMRPSATFNAALKNAQI, encoded by the coding sequence GTGACTGCAGGTAAATCGACCATCATCTACACGCTAACTGACGAAGCGCCGCGCCTGGCAACTTGTTCCTTCCTGCCAATCATCAGAACGTTTACTGCACCAGCCGATATCACCATCGTCAAGAGCGATGTGTCGGTTTCAGCGCGGATTCTTGCTGAGTTCTCTGACTGCCTGGCTGAAGGCCAACAAGTACCCGACAATCTGGCTGAATTAGGCCGCCTGACCCAAGAACCCGATACTAATATCATCAAGCTACCAAATATCAGTGCTTCGGTTCCCCAGCTTATTGCTGCTATTCGTGAATTGCAGACACGTGGATTTGCCATTCCGGATTTCCCTGAAGACCCGAAGACCGATGTAGAGAAAGCAATTTTGAAGCGTTATTCCAAGGCCTTGGGCAGCGCGGTCAATCCAGTATTGCGCGAAGGGAACTCTGACCGTCGTGCTCCTGCAGCGGTCAAGCGCTATGCACGTAAGAACCCGCATTCCATGTCTAAATGGAGTCCGGCATCGCGCACGCATGTTTCCCACATGCATGGTGGCGATTTCTACGCTAGCGAAAAATGTCTGACGCTGGACAAAGCTTGCGACGTCAAGATGGAACTAGTCACGAAAGATGGCAAAGTCATTGTATTGAAGAATAAGGTGTCGCTACTCAACGGCGAGATTATCGACAGTATGTTCATGAGCAAGAAGGCGCTTTGCAAGTTTTACGAAGAACAAATGGAAGACGCCCGCGTAACTGGCGTGATGCTCTCGTTGCACGTCAAGGCAACGATGATGAAAGTGTCGCATCCGATTGTTTTTGGCCATGCAGTAAAGATCTTCTACAAAGACGCTTTTGCCAAGCACGGTAAGTTATTTGAAGAACTCGGCGTCAATGCCAACAATGGTCTGAGCAGCGTCTATGACAAGATCGCGACCTTGCCAGAATCCAAGCGCGATGAAGTTATTCATGATTTGCACGCTTGTCATGAACACCGTCCAGAACTGGCGATGGTCGATTCAGCCAAGGGTATCTCCAATCTGCATGCACCGAACGACGTGATCGTAGATGCCTCAATGCCTGCCATGATCCGTCTCGGCGGCAAAATGTGGGGCGCGGATGGCCGCCCTAAAGATACCAAAGCAGTGATTCCGGAAAGTACGTTCGCCCGTATCTATCAGGAAATGATTAACTTCTGCAAAACCAACGGTGCCTTCGATCCAACTACGATGGGAACTGTGCCAAACGTCGGCCTGATGGCGCAAAAGGCCGAAGAGTACGGGTCGCATGACAAAACTTTTGAAGTGCCCGGCGATGGCGTGGCGCGTATTGTCGACTTTGACGGTAACGTATTGTTAGAGCAAAACGTGGAAGAGGGCGATATCTGGCGTATGTGTCAGGTCAAGGATGAGCCGATCCGCGACTGGGTAAAGCTGGCCGTCAATCGTGCTCGTTTATCCGGCATGCCAGCGGTTTTCTGGCTTGATGAATACCGTCCGCACGAAGCAGAATTGATCAAAAAGGTCAAAACTTACCTCAAAGAATACAATCTGTCGGGTCTCGATATCCAGATCATGTCGCAAGTTCGGGCAATGCGTTACACCTTGGAGCGCGTGATCCGCGGCAAAGATACCATCTCGGTGACCGGTAATATTTTGCGTGATTATCTGACTGATTTGTTTCCTATTATGGAACTGGGGACCAGTGCCAAAATGCTATCGATCGTGCCATTGATGGCCGGCGGCGGCATGTTTGAAACCGGTGCGGGCGGCTCGGCTCCAAAGCACGTCAAGCAATTGGTCGAAGAAAACCATCTGCGTTGGGACTCATTAGGCGAGTTCCTGGCGTTGGCTGTGTCATTGGAAGATGTCGGCATCAAAACGGGCAACAACAAGGCAAAGATTCTGGCTAAAACGCTCGATGACGCCACCGGCAAACTTCTCGACAACAACAAATCACCATCACCACGTACCGGTGAACTGGACAACCGCGGCAGTCAATTCTATTTGGCCATGTACTGGGCACAAGCATTGGCTGAGCAGACCGAAGATGCGCAGTTGCAAGCGCACTTTGCGCCTTTGGCTAAAACTCTGGCCGATAACCAAGAAAAGATCTCCGCAGAGTTCAAGGCGGTACAAGGTAAACCGGTCGATATCGGCGGTTACTTTCTGGTTGATCTGGAGAAGGTCAAGGCGATCATGCGGCCTAGTGCGACTTTCAATGCCGCTTTGAAGAACGCGCAAATCTGA
- a CDS encoding 4-hydroxybenzoate 3-monooxygenase, with product MNTQVAIIGAGPAGLLLSHLLHLRGIESVVLESRTRADIESTIRAGVLEQGTMDILNEAGVGVRMRSEGALHHGIELAFGGKRHRIDLSELTGRAITVYAQHEVIKDLVAVRVAADAQLLFEVSDVSLHAIDSEQPSVRFKHGGEPQQLKADFVIGCDGFHGIARATIPDISRRDYQRIYPFGWFGILVESAQSSDELIYAQHDRGFALVSTRSPMVQRHYFQCDPKDEVANWSDDRIWSELHTRLENRDGWKLKEGKIFQKNIIGMRSFVSTPMQHGRLFLAGDAAHIVPPTGAKGMNLAVADVRLLSIALDEFYKKGQQDQLDTYTETALKRIWRAEHFSWWMTSLLHRFEDASPFQKELQRAELEYVISSRAASTVLAENYVGLPFV from the coding sequence ATGAACACACAGGTAGCGATTATCGGTGCCGGTCCTGCCGGACTATTGCTGTCACATTTATTGCATTTGAGGGGCATTGAATCGGTGGTGCTGGAATCCCGTACGCGTGCCGATATCGAATCAACCATTCGTGCAGGGGTGTTGGAGCAAGGCACAATGGACATACTAAATGAGGCTGGCGTCGGTGTACGGATGCGTAGCGAAGGTGCGCTGCATCACGGCATTGAACTTGCTTTTGGCGGAAAGCGTCACCGCATCGACTTGAGTGAACTCACCGGTCGTGCCATTACCGTCTATGCCCAGCACGAGGTCATCAAGGATCTGGTTGCAGTCCGTGTTGCCGCAGATGCTCAACTGCTGTTCGAAGTGAGTGATGTTAGCCTCCATGCTATTGACAGCGAGCAACCCTCGGTTCGGTTCAAGCATGGTGGCGAGCCACAGCAATTAAAAGCCGATTTCGTGATCGGTTGTGATGGTTTTCACGGTATCGCCCGTGCAACTATTCCAGACATTTCACGTCGCGACTATCAACGCATCTATCCATTCGGTTGGTTCGGCATTCTGGTGGAGTCGGCTCAGTCTTCGGATGAGCTAATTTATGCACAGCATGACCGCGGGTTTGCGCTGGTCAGCACGCGTTCGCCGATGGTACAGCGACATTATTTTCAATGTGATCCAAAAGATGAGGTAGCCAATTGGTCTGACGACCGCATTTGGTCCGAACTTCATACACGGTTAGAAAATCGTGACGGCTGGAAATTAAAAGAAGGCAAAATTTTTCAGAAAAATATCATTGGCATGCGTAGCTTCGTATCGACGCCGATGCAACATGGCCGGCTTTTCCTCGCAGGTGACGCCGCGCACATCGTCCCGCCCACTGGCGCTAAAGGTATGAATCTGGCGGTGGCCGACGTTCGTCTGCTGTCGATTGCGCTGGATGAGTTTTATAAAAAGGGGCAGCAAGACCAGTTGGACACTTACACTGAAACAGCACTCAAGCGGATCTGGCGCGCAGAACATTTTTCCTGGTGGATGACCAGCTTGTTGCATCGATTTGAGGACGCATCGCCATTTCAGAAAGAGTTACAGCGCGCAGAGCTGGAGTACGTCATTAGTTCACGCGCTGCATCGACGGTTTTAGCTGAAAATTATGTTGGATTGCCGTTCGTCTGA
- a CDS encoding helix-turn-helix domain-containing protein, whose protein sequence is MRTPEIPQFTLYGEVTPINPAEFLHIELIETRSRLYDWHIASHTHSGLFQVLFLLGGQVRAQIDSATWNCVGPTAITIHPSVVHGFEFSQEAHGFVLTIDQSVLFGAQAGMQDDIFSVLFLEPLAIDLASAPEVRQRIESLLGYLMTEFSSPLDGHALMLDWLARSVLLLLLRQHTDHRSANLTGRASFETFSRFRALVEAHYYEQWSVAQYANQLHIAEIRLNRLCLKLGGKSAFDMTQQRLMLEARRKLTYVPASISSIAYELGFQDPAYFSRAFKRETGMTPKQFRQESAPPAQ, encoded by the coding sequence ATGAGAACGCCCGAAATCCCCCAGTTCACCCTATATGGCGAAGTCACACCGATCAATCCCGCTGAGTTCCTACATATCGAATTAATCGAGACGCGGAGCCGCCTATACGATTGGCACATTGCCAGTCACACGCATAGTGGACTGTTTCAGGTGCTGTTTTTGTTAGGTGGTCAGGTTCGGGCTCAGATCGACAGCGCTACGTGGAATTGCGTGGGCCCGACGGCAATCACCATTCATCCCTCCGTGGTCCACGGTTTTGAATTTTCGCAAGAGGCGCACGGCTTTGTCCTAACGATTGACCAAAGCGTCCTGTTTGGCGCGCAGGCTGGGATGCAGGATGACATTTTTTCCGTGCTGTTTTTGGAACCGTTGGCAATTGACCTGGCCAGCGCGCCAGAAGTGCGACAACGCATTGAGTCGTTACTCGGATATTTAATGACGGAATTTTCAAGCCCGTTAGATGGTCATGCGTTGATGCTGGATTGGCTGGCACGGAGCGTTTTATTGCTGTTACTGCGCCAACACACCGATCATCGCAGCGCCAATCTGACCGGACGTGCCAGCTTCGAGACGTTTAGTCGCTTTCGGGCACTGGTCGAAGCGCATTATTATGAACAATGGAGCGTGGCCCAGTATGCAAATCAGCTGCATATTGCTGAAATTCGCCTGAACCGTTTATGCCTTAAGTTAGGCGGAAAATCAGCCTTCGACATGACGCAGCAGCGTCTGATGCTGGAAGCCCGACGCAAGTTAACCTACGTCCCCGCCAGTATATCCAGTATCGCTTATGAGCTTGGTTTTCAGGATCCCGCCTATTTTAGTCGTGCGTTTAAGCGAGAAACAGGAATGACGCCCAAACAATTCAGGCAAGAAAGCGCGCCGCCAGCGCAGTGA
- a CDS encoding MFS transporter translates to MNQSNNLDDKGAASNTQSSTVVRPASGPASSPESSNPAQTVNVQDFLNNHPFSPFQWLIFALCFVVVLLDGFDTAAIGFIAPSLLKEWGMTRPELAPVLSAALFGLAAGALIAGPMADRMGRKLVLSISVLLFGVACTWSSFAPNLAQLTALRFVTGLGLGAAMPSAVTLMSEYCPDQRRSTLTNAMFCGFPLGAACGGFLAAWMIPQWGWRSVLLTGGIAPLLLAVLMLRFLPESVRYMVAKGQPAQRIRAALSRISATVADARSFVMTEKTTTDKAKSGVSVVLSRTYITGSVMLWLTYFMGLVIFYALINWMPLLLKDAGLTPKTAALVSALFPLGGVGAILCGWLMDRFNANRVIAVCYTLTAVCIYAIGQVAGNVGALMLVVFVGGTLMNTAQSSMPALAAAFYPTQGRATGVAWMLGLGRFGGIAGSFLVAELTRRQFGFSGIFTVLAFAGLIAAAALLVKQTAQGKSVR, encoded by the coding sequence ATGAACCAAAGCAACAATCTCGACGATAAGGGTGCTGCGTCAAACACGCAGTCGAGCACTGTAGTGCGCCCAGCATCTGGTCCGGCATCTAGCCCAGAATCTAGCAATCCCGCGCAGACCGTCAATGTCCAGGACTTTCTTAATAATCACCCATTTTCGCCATTTCAGTGGTTAATTTTTGCATTGTGTTTTGTCGTCGTTTTATTGGATGGCTTTGACACAGCTGCGATTGGTTTCATCGCACCATCGCTTCTTAAGGAGTGGGGCATGACGAGACCCGAGCTTGCACCGGTACTCAGTGCAGCGTTATTCGGCTTAGCGGCTGGTGCATTGATTGCCGGTCCGATGGCAGATCGAATGGGACGCAAACTGGTGCTGAGTATCTCAGTACTATTGTTCGGCGTGGCGTGTACATGGTCTTCGTTCGCCCCAAATCTGGCACAACTAACGGCCTTGCGCTTCGTAACCGGCCTTGGTCTTGGTGCGGCGATGCCAAGTGCCGTCACATTGATGAGTGAATACTGCCCTGATCAACGACGCTCGACGCTTACCAACGCTATGTTTTGCGGTTTTCCTTTGGGTGCTGCATGTGGCGGTTTCCTGGCGGCGTGGATGATTCCTCAATGGGGCTGGCGTAGTGTGTTGTTGACCGGTGGTATAGCGCCATTACTGTTGGCGGTATTGATGCTGCGGTTTCTGCCAGAATCAGTACGCTACATGGTGGCGAAGGGGCAGCCAGCGCAGCGTATACGCGCCGCGCTTAGCCGTATATCGGCCACAGTGGCTGATGCCCGATCATTCGTAATGACCGAAAAAACGACGACAGACAAGGCGAAAAGTGGAGTCAGTGTGGTGCTTTCACGCACATACATTACAGGTTCGGTCATGCTGTGGTTGACCTACTTCATGGGCCTAGTGATCTTCTATGCACTGATTAACTGGATGCCGTTATTGCTGAAGGATGCCGGTTTGACACCTAAGACCGCGGCGCTCGTATCTGCCTTGTTTCCCTTGGGCGGTGTAGGTGCAATACTGTGCGGTTGGTTGATGGACCGTTTTAATGCCAATCGCGTCATCGCCGTGTGCTATACGCTCACTGCGGTGTGCATCTATGCAATCGGGCAGGTTGCCGGCAATGTCGGCGCTTTGATGCTCGTCGTATTTGTAGGAGGAACATTAATGAACACCGCACAATCGTCGATGCCCGCATTGGCGGCTGCTTTCTATCCTACGCAAGGGCGTGCCACTGGCGTCGCCTGGATGCTAGGCTTAGGTCGTTTTGGCGGAATTGCAGGCTCGTTTTTGGTCGCCGAATTAACCCGTCGCCAGTTTGGCTTCAGTGGGATATTCACGGTTCTGGCATTTGCCGGATTGATCGCAGCGGCGGCTTTGCTGGTCAAGCAAACCGCGCAAGGGAAAAGCGTTCGATGA